The Candidatus Margulisiibacteriota bacterium genome includes the window GAAGAGGGGATGGGAGAACGGCCGACGGTCTTCGAGGCGTTGACCGCGCTGGCGTTCTGGTATTTCGCCCAGGAAAAAGTCGATTACGCGGTAGTGGAGGTCGGCATGGGGGGGCGGCTCGACGCGACCAACGTGGTGACGCCGCTGATCTGCGTCATTACCAACATCGACCTGGAGCATACCGCGGTGCTGGGGAAGACACTGGCGAAGATCGCCGTGGAAAAAGCGGCGATCATCAAGCCCGGCGTGCCGGTCATTACCGCCGAGACCAAGCCGGAAGCGCTGAAAGTGATCAAGCACCAGGCGGAAAAGAAGCACAGTCTGCTGATCCAGGTCGGCAGCCAGCAGGCGGGATTGCGCAGCGCCCTGATCGGCGAACACCAGAAGACCAACGCCGCCTGCGCGGTGGTCGCGGTCCGTCTGGCCGGGATCAATGTCGGCAAAGAGGCGGTCGGGCGCGGCCTGGAGAGCGTTGTTTGGCCGGCCCGGTTCCAGGTGGTCAGCAAGAAGCCGCTGACGATCGTCGACGGCGCCCACAATCCGGCCGGAGTGGCGACCCTGGTCGCCACTTTGCAGGCGCAATATCCGGGGCGCAAATTCACTTTTATCATCGGCACGCAGTCGGACAAGGACGCGGCCTCGATGCTCAGCTTGCTTAAGCCGGTCGCCGGCCGGATCGTACAGACGCACTCCTCGCACCAGAACGCGGCCAATCAGGGCTCGGTCAAATTGGCCCAGGCGCTGCGGCAGACCGCCGGCCGCGACCGGGTCATTGCCGGGTCGCTTTTCCTGGCGGGTGACGCCTTAAAGCTCCTTGACCGTAAGGGTGGGGCATAGTAGAATAATTCCGAGATGGCCGAGGAATATCTGAACATCAATCCTGTCCCGCAACCGCCCAGGGAAGAGCCAACACCGGAGAGCGAACCGCCAAGAGAGGGCGGCCTGGCCGGCCTGCTCAAGAACGCTTTAACTTTCCTGCTGCTCTTGCTGGTCGTGCTCGCCAGTTTTTGGGTCAGCTTCCAGCTCGGCCGGCGGATCCTGATGCCGGTCAAGAAAATGCCGGGCCCGCCGAAGATCGCGGCGCCGGTCCCGGAAACGCCCGATTCAATCAAGGCGCTGCAGCGGCTGCAGGCGGCCGTTTCCGCCGAAGCGCGGAAGAAAACAACGGGCAAAGCGAAACCGCCGGCCAAAAAAACGACGGTCGCTTGCCGCCCGGCCAGGGCGGTTAAACCTGTCCCGGCCCGGAGTACCGCCGGCCAAGGTTACTACAAGGTCCAGGCCGGCTGGTTCGTCGATAAGGCCCTGGCCGGCGACCTGGCCGAACGGGTCAGGGCGGCCGGTTGCGACGTTTTTGTCCGCAAGGCGAACGGGGGCTGGCGGGTCCAGGCCGGCGCGTTCCGGTTAAAAAAACAGGCCGAAGCGCTGCGTCAGCAGCTTATTACTAAGGGCTTCAAGCCGCAAGTGATCTTCGAGTAACGTTAAAGGGGGAAATTTTTCATGTCGCTTTATGACCTGATTTTCGGACAATTTTCGCGTGATCTGGGGATCGACCTTGGCACCGCCACGACGCTGGTCTTCGCGCGGGGCGAGGGGATCATCCTGTGCGAACCGTCGGTCGTCGCCATCAACAAAGATAACAACCGCCCGCTGGCTTTCGGCAACGAAGCCAAAGGGATGCTCGGCCGCACGCCGGCCAACATCGTCGCCGTCCGGCCGATGCGCGACGGCGTGATCGCCGATTTCGAGATCACCGAAATGATGCTCCGCCACTTCATCAACAAGAGCCACAACCGCTCGGCCTTTGTCCGACCGCGGATCGTGGTCGGCGTCCCGTCCGGCATTACCGGCGTGGAGAAGCGGGCCGTGCTCGACGCGGCGATGCACGCCGGCGCGCGCGAAGCTTACCTGGTGGAAGAGCCGATGGCGGCGGCGATCGGGGCGAACCTGCCGGTCTCCGAAGCGCAGGGCAGCATGATCGTCGACATCGGCGGCGGCACCACCGAGGTCGCCGTCCTGGCGCTCGGCGGGATCGTCGTCTCCAAGTCGATCCGGGTCGCCGGCGACGAGATGGACGAAGCGATCGTCGCCCACTGCCGCAAGAACTATAACCTCCTGATCGGCGAACGGACCGCCGAGCAGATCAAGATCGATATCGGCTCCGCTTATCCGCTCCCCGAAGAAAAGACGATCGAGGTCCGCGGCCGCGACCTGGTGACCGGCCTGCCCAAGACCTTGACGCTGACCTCGTCCGAGATCCGGGACGCGCTGGCCGAACCGGTGGCGACGGTGGTCGACGCCGTCCGCATGACGCTGGAAAAGACGCCGCCGGAGCTGGCGGCCGACATCATGGACCGCGGCATCGTGATGGCCGGCGGCGGCTCGCTGCTGCGCGGCCTGGACAAATATCTCGCCCAGGAAACCGACATGTCGGTCTACGTGGTCGATGACCCGATCTCTTGCGTCGCTTACGGTACCGGAAAGATCCTGGAAGAGATCGACATCT containing:
- a CDS encoding folylpolyglutamate synthase/dihydrofolate synthase family protein codes for the protein MDKYLAALEKFGINLGLERIERLLDRLDNPQRTLKTIHVAGTNGKGSTCAMIASILQAAGHKVGLYTSPHLIKYNERIKVNGKDIPGKDFKKGLSLVEQAEEGMGERPTVFEALTALAFWYFAQEKVDYAVVEVGMGGRLDATNVVTPLICVITNIDLEHTAVLGKTLAKIAVEKAAIIKPGVPVITAETKPEALKVIKHQAEKKHSLLIQVGSQQAGLRSALIGEHQKTNAACAVVAVRLAGINVGKEAVGRGLESVVWPARFQVVSKKPLTIVDGAHNPAGVATLVATLQAQYPGRKFTFIIGTQSDKDAASMLSLLKPVAGRIVQTHSSHQNAANQGSVKLAQALRQTAGRDRVIAGSLFLAGDALKLLDRKGGA
- a CDS encoding SPOR domain-containing protein gives rise to the protein MAEEYLNINPVPQPPREEPTPESEPPREGGLAGLLKNALTFLLLLLVVLASFWVSFQLGRRILMPVKKMPGPPKIAAPVPETPDSIKALQRLQAAVSAEARKKTTGKAKPPAKKTTVACRPARAVKPVPARSTAGQGYYKVQAGWFVDKALAGDLAERVRAAGCDVFVRKANGGWRVQAGAFRLKKQAEALRQQLITKGFKPQVIFE
- a CDS encoding rod shape-determining protein, with the protein product MSLYDLIFGQFSRDLGIDLGTATTLVFARGEGIILCEPSVVAINKDNNRPLAFGNEAKGMLGRTPANIVAVRPMRDGVIADFEITEMMLRHFINKSHNRSAFVRPRIVVGVPSGITGVEKRAVLDAAMHAGAREAYLVEEPMAAAIGANLPVSEAQGSMIVDIGGGTTEVAVLALGGIVVSKSIRVAGDEMDEAIVAHCRKNYNLLIGERTAEQIKIDIGSAYPLPEEKTIEVRGRDLVTGLPKTLTLTSSEIRDALAEPVATVVDAVRMTLEKTPPELAADIMDRGIVMAGGGSLLRGLDKYLAQETDMSVYVVDDPISCVAYGTGKILEEIDILKKVLIMPKSSL